Sequence from the Mesorhizobium sp. PAMC28654 genome:
CCAGGCACCCACCGGCTTCATGCGGGCATTAACAGCCAGATGCCGCGCGTGGAGCGCGGTCCGCCGTTCGAGCGGCTCATGATGGCCGGCAAGCACACCAAGCGTTTCCGGGCCTGTCGGAGGCCGCGCGGTGGTAACGCCGACGGCACCTACGCTGCGGCCGGTCGCCTCGGCGACGATCCTGGCTGTCGCCAGCGCCGAATGGCGACCTTGGCTTGGCCCCATGGCCACCGTCGAAAACCGCTTGACCAGTTCCAGTTCGCGATAGCCTTCCTTCACCGTGTTCAGCAGGTCGTTGACCTGCAGGTCCTCGTCGAAGTCGATGAAGTCATGTCCCTTCGGATCGGCAGCGATGGGCTGCGCCCAGCCTTTCGGCTCCGTATCGATATCAACCGCCGCTGCGTCGGAGCGGACCACGTGGCCGAGGCGGGCCAGTGCGTCCAGCCCCGCGCGGCGACCATCCGCGATTGCCGCATCGAGGCTCGACCTGCCCGCGACCGCTCCCGCCAGCAGCACCGAGCCATGATCCATGGTGAGCTTCATATTCGCCGACTTCTCGTCGTAGCCGACCTTGGCTCCGGCCTGGCACGGCAACTGCCAAGCTGGCACCGCGCCAGCAGAGATGACCACGAGATCGCAGTCGATCCAGCGGCCTTCGATGCGGACGCGCGCGACATGTCTGTTGGCCTTGGTGCCCTGGGCCTCGGCGATGGCTGCGCCCTGCATGATTTCGACGCCCCTGGCTTGCAGCGCCTTGGCCAGGTCGCCGTCATTGCCTGTCGGCCTCGGATCGGCTAGCACCGCGACGGCAACGCCCGCATCGATGAGGTCGAGCGCGGCATGATAGCCGGCGGGATTGGCGGCGAGCACGACGGCGCGCCGGCCGGGTTTCACCGCATAATGCCGGATCAGCCGCTGCACGGCCCCGCCGGTCATGATGCCCGGCAGGTCGTTGTTGCGGAACAGCGCGGGCTGCTCGATCGCGCCGGTTGCGAGAACCACTTGCCGGGCGCGGGTCCGATAGAGCCGGTCGCCCTGGATCAGCGGCAGCCAGTTGTCCTCATACCAGCCGTTGCAGACCGTGCCAGGCAGAATGCGCAAGTTGGGAAGTGCCACCACTGCAGCGGCCAGCCGCGCCAGCACGTCCGGCCCGCAGCGGCTGTAGGTCAACGAGCCGCCGATTTCCGGATTTTCGTCGCACAGAACGACATCCGCCCCGGCCTCGGCGGCGGCGATACCCGCCGAAAGCCCGGCCGGCCCGGCGCCGACGACCAGCAGGTCGCAATGGAGATGCGCCATGTCGAAGTCGCGATGCGGAGCCTTTGCATCGATCATGCCCAAGCCCGCCCTGCGGCGGATCATCGGCTCCCAGACTCTCAGCCACGCGTTGCGCGTCGGTCCCATGAACGTTCGATAATAGAAGCCGACCGGCAGCAGCTTCGCGAACCGGCCAATCAGGGCATCGCGGTCGGACTGAAGCGAGCCGTTGACGTTCTGCGCCGTCACCTTCATGCCGTCGCGCAACGGCGTCAGGTCCGCCGCCACGTTCGGCTCGGACGTCAATTGCACCAGTGTGTTGGCCTCGGCCCCGGCCATGCTGAAGACGCCGCGGGGCCGATGATTTGAACGAGCGTGACAGCAGCCATTGCCCCGACGCCCCCAGCGCGCTGGCGATGCAATCGCCCTCGAAGCCCTCGAACGCCTTGCCTTCGAAGCTGAAGCGAAGCGCCCGACCGCGGTCAATGCGCGAGCCAAAAGGTTCGGGCAGCCGGCTCACGGCCGGCCTTCGTCGTTTGGCGCGTAGGTGCGGATGATCTGATCTCGTTGGTCACCAGATTGCGTTCGGCCAGAAAGAAGAAGTTGCTCGGCACGTGGCGCCACCATTCCACCCCCATACCCTTGCGGTTGTCGGCCCTGAACAGGTGGCGCGCCCATTCGGCGTCGCTTGATGCATCGGGATCGGGTGCGGCCCGCACCGGCCCGAGCGACTGGAATTCGTCGATGTTGCGCGGTCCGTTCATCGGGCAGGTGAGCAGCTTCATGATGTCAATGACTCGCAGCCGTGGCGCCCATTTCGTTGAGCAGCCGGAAAGTCTCGAAGCGCTCCAACGCGAACGGCTTCAACACATCGGGAACGCTGCCCCTAGCGATCGTCTCGGCCATGCGCTTGCCGGCGACCGCAGTGGCCTTGAACCCCCATGTACCCCAGCCGCAGTCCAGCCAGAGGTTGGCGAGTGGGCTGGCGCCCATGATCGGGCTGTAGTCGGGCGTCATGTCGGTGATCCCCGCCCATTGCCTGAGGAGCTTGACCCCTTGCAGAAAGGGGAACAGATGCACCGCGCCCGCCGCCAGATGTTCCTTCATGTCGAGCGTCGAGCGGGTCGAGTAGAGCTGGTAGGGATCGGAACCGCCGCCGATGACGATCTCGCCGCGCGAGGACTGCACCAGATAGGTGTGCAGCGAAACCGATGAGACCAGCGTATCGAGCCAGGGCTTCAGCGGCTGGGTCACCATCGCCTGCAGCGGATAGCAACGGATCGGCAGTTCGATCCCGGCCATCAGCGCGACATCGTAGTTCATGCCGCCGGCGGCGATCAGCACCGCGCCGCAAGCGATGCGGCCGCGGTTCGTCACCACCGTCTTGACTCGGTCGGCGGCCACTTCGACGCTCTGCACTTCGGTGCGCTGATGGATTTCGGCGCCGCGCCGCGATGCCTGCGCGGCAAAGCCCCAGGCCACCGCGTCGTGCCTGGCCGTGCCCCCATCGGCGTGCCAGAGCCCGCCCAGGACTTCGAGCGCGCCGCCACGATCCATGTTGAGTTGCGGCACGATCTCCTCGACACCCCTCGGGTCGACGACTTCGGTGCGTGTTCCCATATGTTTGCCTATCTCGGCCCGCAGGTGGAAGCTGCGCAGCGTCGCCTCCGAATAAGCGAGCGTCAGTTGCCCGCGCTGCGAGAACATGACGTTGAAATCCAGTTCCTGCGACAGGCCCTGGAACAGGGAAACACCCTCCTTGTAGAAGGCGACACCCTCCGGCGTGATGTAGTTGGAGCGGATCGTCGTGGTGTTCCGCGCCGTGTTGCCCCCAGCCAGGTAGCCCTTCTCCAGCACGGCGATGCTGGTGATGCCGTGGTATTTCGACAGATAATGCGCTGACGCCAGCCCGTGGCCGCCGCCGCCGATGATGACCACGTCATAGGATGGCCTCAGCTCCGGCGTCGCCGGAATATCCCCCGTCACCGGATAGTCCTTGCTGAATCCGTATTTGAGCAGGCTAAGCGGCATGATGGCGCTGGCCGGCGGGAGGATCGTAGAGCAGAACCGCGAGGTCGCTGAACCGGCTGCCGGGCGCCGCAAGGTCGAGAATGCCGTCGCGGATCGCCCTTGCCCGCGCCTCGCCCAGCACCGGAGCGGCCAGCTCCATGTATTTTGCCTCGATGTCGTCGGACGTGAACGGCGCCTCGGGTCCGCCACGCGCATGCACGTCGCCGGAATCGAGCACCCGACCGTCCACCGTCTCGATGCTGACATCCGCCCAGCGCCCTTGCGGAAAGCGGGCGCTGTGTCGAGGCGATTCAGTCACCTCGACGCGCTTGAGCATCGCCGCGACGGCCGCGTCCTGGAGACCGGCACCTGAGATATGCTCCAGGCCGACGCGGCCGTGCACGACCATGGTGGCGACCGCGAACGCCAGGCTGTACTGCGCCTTCGACGTGGTGTCGGGCATGCCGGCGAACAACGTAGCGGCGTGGTGAAAGCTGTTGACCCGTACCCTGGCGACCTGCTCCGGTCCCACGCCATGCTCCAGACAGAGAGCACGTGTCCCGTCGATTGCCGCATGCGCCCAGCGGCATACCGGATACGGTTTGATATACTGGCGCGACATCTGCCAGAAGCTTCCGAGGTCGTCCCAGTGGTGCGCCACGTCCGGCGCTTCCAGGGTGATGGCCGGCGCACCGGCGAAGCCGAGCTCAGCGAGCACCGCCGCCGAAAGGCCGACCAGCGCTCCCATGCCCGACCCATCGTGCAGCATGGTCGGCGTTGCGATCTCGCGCATCATCTGGCTGCGCGGCCCGTGATACTCCGCGATGCCGAAGGCATGGCGGAGTTTCTCGTCGCCGAGGCCAATGAAGCGCGAGGCCATGGCAGCCACGCCGAGCGCATTCCAGGCCCCGGACGTATGGTAGTCCGAAACCGTGGCATGCAACGCTATGCCGGCGCGGCCAGCGATTTCGTAGCCGATGACGATGGCGGCCAAAGCCTCGGGTCCGCCGAGATCGGGGGCTGCCTCGGCAAGCGCCGCCAGCGCCGGGATGACCGCCACGCCGATGTGCCCCTTGGTCGGGCTGTAGCCGTCATGACCGTCGAGGTTATCGGTTTGGGTGGCGGCCGCGAAGGCGGCCCCAGCCAAGCTTACGCGGCGGCCGTCGAACAGCATCCGCGCCGCATGCCGGTCCTCGCCGGCGCCGTAGAGCAGCACGGCCGCATCTCGCGCGATCCGCCCTGCCTCCATTGGTCCGGCAGCGATCGTGACGCCAATCGTATCCAGGAATTGCAGCGATGCCGCCCGCAATATTTCATCCGGGAACTGGGTAGCGGGTCTGCGCAGCACGAAATCCGCAATCCTGGCGGTAATCTCGCAAACAGCGGCGGCCTCTTCGGGCTGATCGACCATTGACGCCACCTTCGCGCATCTCCCCCGTCGTGAGCCCTATGATTAATTTGGCCTCGTGGCCCATTCACGTCATAAGTTTGGCGCCATTGGCCAAAAAAATCGATGTCACCCGGTTCGACGCGCTATAAGCTCCCTGTTCCCGCCGTGATCGTCGACCGGAAAAAATCGCGATGAAGCCACCGCCCCCACTCAACTATATCCGTTCGTTCGAATGCTCGGCCCGACACCTGAGCTTCACGCTCGCCGCCAATGAGCTGGGCTACACGCAGGCGGCTGTCAGCAACCACGTCCGGGGGCTGGAACACTATCTCGGCCGGCAACTGTTCATCCGCTATCCTCGCAGTCTCAAGCTGACCGAGATGGGCGAGGCATTCCTGCCGACACTGCGTCAGGCTCTCGACCTGATCGACCATGCAACCGAGGCAATCGTGGCCTCGGCCCGCAACAAGACCGTGGTCATCTCGTGCCCAATGAGCCTTGCGGAAAACTGGATCGCAGGATGCATGGCCGCATTTCGCAATCAGCACCCAGAGATCGAGGTCGTCCTGCACGGCACGATCTGGGAAGACCTCAGCGAGCAGATCGCGGATATCACCATCTCGACGCGGCGCTTCGACGATCGCCCCCCGGCTGGTGTTCCGCTGTGGAACGATCAACTGGTTCTGCTGTGCGCTCCGCAATTGATGATGGGGGCGAACCGGCTCAAGTCGCCGCAGGATATCCTGCATATGGACTGGATCTTCGTTCACGGAAGACAGGAGTACTGGCAGTGCATGGGTGAAGCGCTTGGTATCGATATCTCGGACTATGAAAAGGGAATAACCACGAACGCTTCGAACATCGCGCTGGAATTGGCGGCAAGGGGCGCCGGCTGTGTCGCGACCCAATATTCGCTCGCCAGAACCTACCTGAGCCGCGGCCTTCTCGTCGAACCGTTTCCTGTCCGCACGGCAAGCCCCTGGACCTATTACCTGTCAGAAAGCCAGCTGTCGAAGGGGAGCGTCGTCAAAACCGTCAAGAATTGGATCCTTGGACAGGCGAAAATAGACGTCGCTTAGATGCATTGCCTGCGAGACATGTTTGAACTGGCAGGTAAAATCAGGCGCCGGAGCGCAGCGAAGCTGTCACCGCGCGTCGTGTTCGGCATCGCATGGCGATAGTCCACCCACCGTGAAGGCGAGCCTGTAGCCTGTCGAACGGCCCTTTAAACGCGGGCATTTGAGTTTGCAGCCGTCACGAAGCCTTGCGGCGCAGCGCCGTTCGGTAGTCGAGCCAGTGTTGGATTTCGGCGGCGATGCGCTCGGCATGCGCGGTGACCTCGGGGATACCCATCAGCTCGCCGACGCCCCCGCGAGCAAGAGGCCCGCTGACGAAAATACTGTCAGCCGAACGTCCTGAGGTTCCTACGGCATGGCCGAGATGATCGGTCTCCAGGCCGAGCCCGATAGGGTCGAGCCTGACCAACCCCAGACGCGCAAGCGCGGCAATCGCCGTGTTGGTCCGCAAGATATCGCCATGCGCCGGCCCGGTGGTCACGATCACGGTGTCGAATGTCTCGACGATCACGGCGTTTTCACGCCTCGGCCGCTGGGTGACGCGGATGCCACCATCAGCCTGCTCCGCATTGGCAATCGACGCGGCGCGATAGGCAAGCGTTCCCTCGGCAATGCGGCGATCGAGCACGTCACCGATCTGCGGCGCGACGCGGAAGCGATGCACATCCCAAAGCGCCCGCAGATGGCGCACCACGCGACGTCGCTCGGCAACCGGCAATGCCTTCCAGATCACCTGCCCCTGACGCCGGACCGCGTCGAGCACGGGATGCCAGTCCTGGCCGCCGCGCGCGGCATCGGCGAGCGTGGCCCGGATGCGCCTGAGCAGCACTGTCGTGCTGCGCGACGGTTGGCTGGTGAAATCGCCGACCGGATCGGCCGGTGCGGCGGCGTGGCCGCGCGAGCGGTAGCCATGCCGCGACAGCGCCGTGATGCGGCCACGGTGCCCCTTGCGGTCGAGCGTCGCGATGACATCCGCCGAGGTCAGCCCGGTGCCGACCACGAGGACACGATCGTCGCGCCCGATCGCTTCCAATCGTTCAAGGTCATACGGGTTGGACACGAGACCGGCGGCGCCCGCCACTGCGCGCAAGGCCTGCGGCAGGGCTGGCGGCGGATGCGTCGTCGCGATAACCAGGGCGTCCGCCGCGAGCATTGCGCCGTCGGCAAGGATCAGGCGATAGCCCTCGCCATTGCGCTCGACCGAGGCGACGGCGGACCTGACATGCCGGACCGTCTTGCTGTCCAGAAAGGGCTGGAGGTGGGATTCGACATAGCCCCCGAAAACGCGCCGCCGAGGATAAACAGCGCCGTTGGCAGCGATGGCCTCCGCGTCGTCAACAATGGCGCCGGTCCGTTCCAGCCAGTCGGCGAAATGGCCGGCCTGACCGGAGATCAGCGTCATCCTCGACGCCGCCACATTGATGCGGTGCGCTGGATCGTTCGTCGAATAGGCCAGGCCATGGCCCAGCCGGTCGCGGGGTTCAATAACAACGATATCGGACGTGCCTGCCGGCAACAGGCGCGCCAGGTGAAAGGCGGTTGCCGCCCCGGAAAAGCCGCCACCGATGATGGCAATGACAGGTTGGGAAGCGCTCAAGACTGGCTCGCGCGCAGCGCTGGCGGGCGGTGGTCACCAGCCACCGTTTCGCCGAAAGGTCCCATGTTCACAGTGGTCGGCCGCGTCGAGATTTCATGATCGAGCGGCAGCAACGGCAGCACCAGTTCGCCGAACCGATAGGCCTCCTCCAGATGCGGATAACCGGACAGGATGAAGGTATCGATGCCGATGCGCCGGTATTCGTCGATGCGCTCCGTCACCGTCGCCGCGTCGCCGACCAGCGCGGTGCCGGCACCTCCGCGCACCAGGCCGACGCCAGCCCAAAGGTTCGGGCTGATCTCGAGCTTGTCGCGGCGGCCGCCATGCAGCTGGCTCATGCGCGACTGGCCAACGGAATCCATGCGGGCGAACACCTTCTGCGCCTCGCCGATCGTCTTGTCATCGAGGCGGCTGATCAGCCGCTCGGCATCGGCCCAGGCCTCGTCATTGGTTTCGCGCACGATGACATGCAGCCTGATGCCGAAGCTCACCTGGCGGCCGGCCTTTTCGGCAAGGCCGCGTACATGGTCGACCTTGGCCGCTACGTCCGCCGGTGGTTCGCCCCAGGTCAGGTACTTGTCGATCTGCTCGGCGGCGACCGCGTTGGCCGCCTCCGACGAGCCGCCGAAATAAAGCGGCGGATGCGGCGTCTGCACGGGCGGAAACAGCAGCCGGCCGTCCTCGATATGGAAATGCTTGCCCTCGAAGGCAACGGTCTCGCCGCGCAGCACGGCCTTGTAGATGTCGAGGAACTCCCGCGTCACCTCATAGCGTTCGTCATGACTGAGGAAGATGCCATCACCCTTGTTCTCGACCGGATCGCCGCCGGTGACGACGTTGATGAGCAGGCGCCCACCAGAAATGCGGTCGAGCGTCGAGGTCATGCGCGCGGCGAGCGTCGGCGATTGCAATCCGGGGCGGACGGCAACGAGGAAGCGCAGCCGCTGCGTCAGCGGCGCCAGCGCCGACGCCACGACCCAGCTGTCCTCGCAGCTGCGCCCGGTGGGCAGCAGCGCGCCATAGTAGCCGATGGCATCGGCCGCCTTGGCGACCTGGGTTAGGTAGGGCAGATCGACCGCCCGGCCGCCTTCTGACGTGCCGAGGTAGCGGCTGTCGCCATGGGTCGGCAGAAACCACAGGACCTTGATCCTGTCGGGAATGGCAGTGCTCATGAACAGTCCTCAATGAGTTTACGATGCCCTCGCTCAGCTCCAGGCATGGAGCGGCGGGTTGACGTCGTTCAGGTAGTAATTGCCGAGGATCGCGTATTTCCAGCGCACCGGATCGTGCAGCGTATGGGTGCGGGCGTTGCGCCAGTGGCGATCGAGATTGTGTTCGGCCAAAGTGGACCGCGTGCCGGCCAGCTCGAACAGTCTGTTGGTGGCGGTGATGGCGATCTCGGTGGTGAGGATCTTGGCTTCCGCCACCGCGATCTGTGCTTCCGCGACGGTCTTGCCGTTCGGATCGGCTACCGCGCGGTCGACCGCGAGCCCGGCCTTTTCGAGAATGGCTTCCGCCGCATTGGCGCGCAGGCGGAGATCTCCCACCGCCTGGATCGTATAGGGATCCTGCCAGGCATGATCGACGCCGCTGTCGATCCACGCACGCGATTTTGTCCGCACAAATTCAATCGTCTCATCGATCGCCGCCTTGGCGATGCCGAGGTCGACCGCGGCCTGGATGATCTGGAAGATGGCGCCATCGGCCGTCGGCCTGTCATAGCCCTGATAGCCGGGCACGAGATGCGTCTTCGGCACCTTCACATTGTCGAGCAGGACCGTGCCTGAGAGCGTCGTCTTCTGGCCGAAGCTCGACCAATCGTCGATAACCGTCAGTCCGGGCGCGCCACGATCGGCGATGGCGTACCAGGCGCGGCCCTCGTCATCGAGTGCGACGATCGGCACCAGATGGGCAAGCAGGGCGCCGCTCGAATAGAATTTCTGGCCGTTGACGACGACATGGTCTCCGGCGTCGACGAATTTTGTCTCGAAGTCCGCCGCCCGCTTGGAGCCGAATTCGGAGAACGCATTGCCGAAGCGGGTGCCCGACAGAACCTCGGCGAACAGCAGTTTCTTCTGGGCCTCGTCCGAGACGGTGCGGATGGCCGCCACGACGCCGAGATGGTTCTGCGGGATCTGGCCGAGCGACGGGTCGGCCGCCGAGATGATGGTGATCACCTTCGACAGCGTCACATAGGACAGTTCCGGTCCGCCATAGGCCTTCGGCACATTTATCGACCACAGACCGCTTTGCGAGAACGCGTCGAGCTCCTCCTTCGGCCAGATACGTTCGCGGTCTCGCTTCGAAGCCTCCCTGGCGAATTCGGCGGCCAGCTTCTCGGCGACGGCAACTGCCTCGGCGTCGGTCTTGATGACATGTGCCTTGGCCGAAGGGCGTTCGACCGGCGGCACGGCGCTGCGGATGTCCGACGGCTGCCTAGATTGGATCGTCATGCTGCTGTCTCCTGGGGAAAGTGTTGGGGTGGAAGCGGCGCGCCGCCGAGATAGTAGGACTTGATGTCGTCGCGCTGGCGCAGGTCGGCAGCCGAACCTTCGAGCACGCTGACGCCATTTTCGAGCACGGTGGCACGATCGGCGTATTTCAACGCGATCGCCGAGTTCTGTTCGGCAACGAGGATCGACAGGCCTTCATCGCGGTTGAGCCTCCTCAGCGCGCTGAAGATTTCGTCGACGATCAGGGGCGCGAGACCCATCGAGGGCTCGTCAAGCACGAAGAGTTTCGGCCGCGACATAAGGCCCCGGCCGATCGCCGTCATCTGCTGTTCGCCGCCGGAGGTGAGGCCGGAGCGGGTGCGTCGCTTCTCGAGAAGCCGCGGGAAGAGCGCGTAGACGCGCTCCAGATCGGCCTTGACGCCGGCGCGTGAGGACGAGCGCCCGAGCGCGCCGGTGAACAGGTTTGGACTTGCTTCGGTAAAGTGGAGAGCGGGTTGCTCATTCGGCGGCGTTTCGCTCGA
This genomic interval carries:
- a CDS encoding glycine cleavage T C-terminal barrel domain-containing protein, with amino-acid sequence MKVTAQNVNGSLQSDRDALIGRFAKLLPVGFYYRTFMGPTRNAWLRVWEPMIRRRAGLGMIDAKAPHRDFDMAHLHCDLLVVGAGPAGLSAGIAAAEAGADVVLCDENPEIGGSLTYSRCGPDVLARLAAAVVALPNLRILPGTVCNGWYEDNWLPLIQGDRLYRTRARQVVLATGAIEQPALFRNNDLPGIMTGGAVQRLIRHYAVKPGRRAVVLAANPAGYHAALDLIDAGVAVAVLADPRPTGNDGDLAKALQARGVEIMQGAAIAEAQGTKANRHVARVRIEGRWIDCDLVVISAGAVPAWQLPCQAGAKVGYDEKSANMKLTMDHGSVLLAGAVAGRSSLDAAIADGRRAGLDALARLGHVVRSDAAAVDIDTEPKGWAQPIAADPKGHDFIDFDEDLQVNDLLNTVKEGYRELELVKRFSTVAMGPSQGRHSALATARIVAEATGRSVGAVGVTTARPPTGPETLGVLAGHHEPLERRTALHARHLAVNARMKPVGAWWRPYHYGADVDAERLVREEIAAVRQAVGVLDVSTLGKLEVRGPDAGAFLDRMYTMAHAGQPVGRVRYCLMLNEMGAVIDDGVAYRLADDRFYVTATTGAVARVQAEMLFWNAQWRLKVDVLNVTAAFSGLNVTGPNARVLLQAMDGDIDFSRQAFGYLSGHEGMLAGVPVRVMRIGFTGEVSYELHCPSSYAGALWDAVIEAGGSHGLRPYGLEASRILRLEKGHILIGQDTDALTCPDELGFGWAVSRRKPFFVGKRSIEMRARLGQARRLVGLTFADATNVPGEGCLVLRGGVPVGQVTSVGFSPTLGHHIALAYVHVDDAAEGSLVTIKCRDGELVSAPVVMHAFFDPENARQEL
- a CDS encoding sarcosine oxidase subunit delta, whose product is MKLLTCPMNGPRNIDEFQSLGPVRAAPDPDASSDAEWARHLFRADNRKGMGVEWWRHVPSNFFFLAERNLVTNEIRSSAPTRQTTKAGREPAARTFWLAH
- a CDS encoding FAD-dependent oxidoreductase, translating into MPLSLLKYGFSKDYPVTGDIPATPELRPSYDVVIIGGGGHGLASAHYLSKYHGITSIAVLEKGYLAGGNTARNTTTIRSNYITPEGVAFYKEGVSLFQGLSQELDFNVMFSQRGQLTLAYSEATLRSFHLRAEIGKHMGTRTEVVDPRGVEEIVPQLNMDRGGALEVLGGLWHADGGTARHDAVAWGFAAQASRRGAEIHQRTEVQSVEVAADRVKTVVTNRGRIACGAVLIAAGGMNYDVALMAGIELPIRCYPLQAMVTQPLKPWLDTLVSSVSLHTYLVQSSRGEIVIGGGSDPYQLYSTRSTLDMKEHLAAGAVHLFPFLQGVKLLRQWAGITDMTPDYSPIMGASPLANLWLDCGWGTWGFKATAVAGKRMAETIARGSVPDVLKPFALERFETFRLLNEMGATAASH
- a CDS encoding MmgE/PrpD family protein translates to MVDQPEEAAAVCEITARIADFVLRRPATQFPDEILRAASLQFLDTIGVTIAAGPMEAGRIARDAAVLLYGAGEDRHAARMLFDGRRVSLAGAAFAAATQTDNLDGHDGYSPTKGHIGVAVIPALAALAEAAPDLGGPEALAAIVIGYEIAGRAGIALHATVSDYHTSGAWNALGVAAMASRFIGLGDEKLRHAFGIAEYHGPRSQMMREIATPTMLHDGSGMGALVGLSAAVLAELGFAGAPAITLEAPDVAHHWDDLGSFWQMSRQYIKPYPVCRWAHAAIDGTRALCLEHGVGPEQVARVRVNSFHHAATLFAGMPDTTSKAQYSLAFAVATMVVHGRVGLEHISGAGLQDAAVAAMLKRVEVTESPRHSARFPQGRWADVSIETVDGRVLDSGDVHARGGPEAPFTSDDIEAKYMELAAPVLGEARARAIRDGILDLAAPGSRFSDLAVLLYDPPAGQRHHAA
- a CDS encoding LysR substrate-binding domain-containing protein; the encoded protein is MKPPPPLNYIRSFECSARHLSFTLAANELGYTQAAVSNHVRGLEHYLGRQLFIRYPRSLKLTEMGEAFLPTLRQALDLIDHATEAIVASARNKTVVISCPMSLAENWIAGCMAAFRNQHPEIEVVLHGTIWEDLSEQIADITISTRRFDDRPPAGVPLWNDQLVLLCAPQLMMGANRLKSPQDILHMDWIFVHGRQEYWQCMGEALGIDISDYEKGITTNASNIALELAARGAGCVATQYSLARTYLSRGLLVEPFPVRTASPWTYYLSESQLSKGSVVKTVKNWILGQAKIDVA
- a CDS encoding FAD/NAD(P)-binding protein, which codes for MSASQPVIAIIGGGFSGAATAFHLARLLPAGTSDIVVIEPRDRLGHGLAYSTNDPAHRINVAASRMTLISGQAGHFADWLERTGAIVDDAEAIAANGAVYPRRRVFGGYVESHLQPFLDSKTVRHVRSAVASVERNGEGYRLILADGAMLAADALVIATTHPPPALPQALRAVAGAAGLVSNPYDLERLEAIGRDDRVLVVGTGLTSADVIATLDRKGHRGRITALSRHGYRSRGHAAAPADPVGDFTSQPSRSTTVLLRRIRATLADAARGGQDWHPVLDAVRRQGQVIWKALPVAERRRVVRHLRALWDVHRFRVAPQIGDVLDRRIAEGTLAYRAASIANAEQADGGIRVTQRPRRENAVIVETFDTVIVTTGPAHGDILRTNTAIAALARLGLVRLDPIGLGLETDHLGHAVGTSGRSADSIFVSGPLARGGVGELMGIPEVTAHAERIAAEIQHWLDYRTALRRKAS
- the ssuD gene encoding FMNH2-dependent alkanesulfonate monooxygenase, with the translated sequence MSTAIPDRIKVLWFLPTHGDSRYLGTSEGGRAVDLPYLTQVAKAADAIGYYGALLPTGRSCEDSWVVASALAPLTQRLRFLVAVRPGLQSPTLAARMTSTLDRISGGRLLINVVTGGDPVENKGDGIFLSHDERYEVTREFLDIYKAVLRGETVAFEGKHFHIEDGRLLFPPVQTPHPPLYFGGSSEAANAVAAEQIDKYLTWGEPPADVAAKVDHVRGLAEKAGRQVSFGIRLHVIVRETNDEAWADAERLISRLDDKTIGEAQKVFARMDSVGQSRMSQLHGGRRDKLEISPNLWAGVGLVRGGAGTALVGDAATVTERIDEYRRIGIDTFILSGYPHLEEAYRFGELVLPLLPLDHEISTRPTTVNMGPFGETVAGDHRPPALRASQS
- a CDS encoding SfnB family sulfur acquisition oxidoreductase: MTIQSRQPSDIRSAVPPVERPSAKAHVIKTDAEAVAVAEKLAAEFAREASKRDRERIWPKEELDAFSQSGLWSINVPKAYGGPELSYVTLSKVITIISAADPSLGQIPQNHLGVVAAIRTVSDEAQKKLLFAEVLSGTRFGNAFSEFGSKRAADFETKFVDAGDHVVVNGQKFYSSGALLAHLVPIVALDDEGRAWYAIADRGAPGLTVIDDWSSFGQKTTLSGTVLLDNVKVPKTHLVPGYQGYDRPTADGAIFQIIQAAVDLGIAKAAIDETIEFVRTKSRAWIDSGVDHAWQDPYTIQAVGDLRLRANAAEAILEKAGLAVDRAVADPNGKTVAEAQIAVAEAKILTTEIAITATNRLFELAGTRSTLAEHNLDRHWRNARTHTLHDPVRWKYAILGNYYLNDVNPPLHAWS
- a CDS encoding ABC transporter ATP-binding protein — its product is MPKPPLPDISTASTIPSGGIPRSTTSARCSSSETPPNEQPALHFTEASPNLFTGALGRSSSRAGVKADLERVYALFPRLLEKRRTRSGLTSGGEQQMTAIGRGLMSRPKLFVLDEPSMGLAPLIVDEIFSALRRLNRDEGLSILVAEQNSAIALKYADRATVLENGVSVLEGSAADLRQRDDIKSYYLGGAPLPPQHFPQETAA